A genomic region of Leptolyngbya sp. FACHB-261 contains the following coding sequences:
- a CDS encoding ABC transporter permease, producing the protein MAVKVRELLRAEFKRSWIQSWRYPSETIGGIVIATLIFYGIFLSARYIAGPSLQFGDRLDSIVVGYVLWDLVVLVMNDIAIGLQIEAQTGTLEQLFLSPFGAAKIFLARGLASLVLRLILTLSILLAILLLTGSRLAFPPSLLLPLAAVLLGAYGLAFLLGALSLLLKRIQQLLGIFQFALFFLLATPIETWTGPSRLLGLLLPMASGAGLLRDLMAREQALDVGQLALALLSGVGYFSLGLLVFTWAERQAKRQGILSGY; encoded by the coding sequence ATGGCCGTGAAGGTGCGTGAGCTGTTGCGGGCAGAGTTTAAGCGCAGTTGGATCCAGTCCTGGCGCTACCCTAGCGAAACCATCGGTGGCATTGTCATTGCCACTCTGATTTTTTATGGCATTTTTCTCAGTGCTCGCTACATTGCAGGTCCTAGCTTGCAATTTGGCGACCGCCTAGATTCGATTGTGGTTGGCTATGTGCTCTGGGATTTAGTAGTTCTAGTCATGAATGACATCGCCATCGGCCTGCAAATCGAAGCTCAGACTGGCACCCTGGAGCAACTGTTTCTGTCTCCCTTCGGAGCAGCTAAAATTTTCCTGGCTCGCGGCTTAGCCAGTTTAGTGCTGCGCTTGATTTTGACCCTCAGCATCCTATTAGCCATCCTGCTGCTCACAGGTAGCCGTCTCGCATTTCCACCCAGTTTGCTACTACCTTTAGCTGCCGTGCTGCTCGGAGCCTACGGTTTGGCCTTCCTGTTGGGAGCCCTGTCGTTATTACTTAAGCGCATCCAGCAGTTGTTGGGAATTTTTCAGTTCGCGCTGTTTTTCCTGCTGGCGACGCCCATTGAAACCTGGACTGGTCCCTCGCGGCTGCTAGGGCTGCTGCTGCCGATGGCTTCAGGTGCCGGTCTCCTACGCGATCTTATGGCAAGGGAGCAGGCCCTCGATGTAGGTCAGTTAGCCCTAGCCCTGTTGAGTGGAGTGGGCTATTTCAGCCTGGGTCTGCTGGTGTTTACTTGGGCCGAGCGCCAAGCCAAGCGGCAGGGTATTCTCAGTGGCTACTAA
- a CDS encoding ABC transporter ATP-binding protein: protein MKVLEANNLRKIYRQQGKTVAAVRGVSLSIAAGEVLAFLGPNGAGKTTTIKMIAGLIRPDAGWVRIADRDPHHDSQALSQVGAVLEGNRNTYWRLTPEENLAYFGTLKGLSEPIARRRGLELLDRFDLVGKRHTPVQSLSRGMQQKLALAVALIHQPKLLLLDEPTLGLDVEATQSVKTLVREIAQEGRAILLTTHQLNLAEELSDRVAIINAGEIITEKPTHELVRQFSGSAYVIEVEGDLTLDQSNQLKTLDARIEGRQIIYTGQSDQIYSVLSVLKPLPLVRVAKDQADLTEIFLKLVHGREGA from the coding sequence ATGAAGGTACTTGAGGCCAACAACCTCAGAAAAATTTACCGGCAGCAAGGCAAAACAGTTGCAGCAGTCCGTGGCGTCTCCCTAAGCATTGCAGCTGGGGAGGTGCTGGCGTTTTTGGGGCCAAACGGTGCAGGTAAAACAACGACGATCAAGATGATCGCTGGCCTAATTCGACCAGATGCTGGTTGGGTTCGAATTGCCGATCGAGATCCTCACCACGACTCCCAGGCACTCAGCCAGGTTGGGGCCGTGTTGGAGGGCAATCGCAACACCTACTGGCGTCTCACTCCAGAAGAAAACCTGGCCTATTTCGGCACCCTCAAAGGCTTGAGTGAGCCAATAGCCCGACGACGAGGCTTAGAGCTTTTAGACCGCTTCGACCTAGTTGGCAAACGGCACACTCCCGTTCAGTCTCTTTCCCGAGGCATGCAGCAGAAGTTGGCATTGGCTGTGGCGCTGATCCATCAACCCAAGCTCTTATTGCTAGATGAACCGACCTTGGGTTTGGACGTTGAGGCAACTCAGAGTGTTAAGACTCTAGTGCGGGAAATTGCGCAGGAAGGACGGGCAATTCTGCTCACAACGCATCAACTCAACCTGGCAGAGGAGCTATCAGACCGGGTAGCGATCATCAACGCTGGGGAGATTATTACTGAGAAGCCGACTCACGAGCTAGTTCGCCAGTTTTCTGGGTCCGCCTATGTAATTGAGGTCGAAGGCGATCTAACACTTGACCAGAGCAACCAACTCAAAACCTTGGACGCACGAATCGAGGGCAGACAAATCATCTACACAGGACAATCAGACCAAATCTACAGTGTGCTGTCCGTCCTAAAGCCTCTACCTCTGGTTCGTGTTGCCAAAGACCAAGCTGACCTGACAGAGATTTTCTTGAAATTGGTGCATGGCCGTGAAGGTGCGTGA
- a CDS encoding ATP-binding cassette domain-containing protein, producing the protein MSAAVVIRDLHKRYGSVEAVRGVSLTVEAGQIYGLLGPNGAGKTTTLRCLCTLAQPDSGSLEVSGQSVTTNPRAVRRLLGYVAQEVALDKVLTGRELLQFQADLYHLPRDLARDRIEGMIKLMGLQEWIDRRTGTYSGGIRKRLDLAAGLLHRPQVLVLDEPSAGLDIESRVTIWELLRQLKEAGITVVITSHYLEEIDALSDRVAIIDRGIVIAEGTPSELKDRVGGDRITLRIREFTPQFEVERAISVLEPLPFVQAVVVNLAQGNALNLVVKEPEQATLGVREALAQVGLPVFGLSQSRPSLDDVYLKATGRTLGDADLAAAEQQAMVKKR; encoded by the coding sequence ATGAGTGCAGCCGTCGTGATCCGAGATTTGCACAAGCGATACGGATCCGTCGAAGCCGTCAGAGGTGTGTCGCTCACCGTGGAAGCTGGTCAGATTTACGGTCTGCTGGGTCCCAATGGTGCAGGCAAAACTACTACCCTACGCTGCCTTTGCACCCTAGCTCAGCCGGACTCTGGCAGCTTAGAGGTTTCGGGGCAGTCGGTGACTACCAATCCCCGCGCTGTGCGGCGGCTTTTGGGTTATGTAGCGCAGGAGGTTGCGCTCGATAAAGTTCTGACCGGCCGTGAACTGCTGCAATTTCAAGCTGATCTGTATCACCTGCCTCGCGACTTAGCGCGTGATCGCATTGAAGGCATGATCAAACTGATGGGTTTGCAGGAGTGGATCGACCGCCGCACAGGCACCTACTCCGGCGGCATTCGCAAACGGCTAGATCTAGCAGCAGGCTTATTGCACCGCCCTCAAGTCTTGGTCCTGGATGAGCCTAGCGCTGGCTTGGATATTGAGAGCCGAGTCACCATTTGGGAGCTGCTCCGACAACTCAAGGAAGCAGGGATCACAGTTGTGATTACCAGCCACTACTTAGAGGAAATTGATGCCCTATCCGATCGCGTCGCAATTATCGATCGGGGCATTGTCATTGCTGAAGGAACTCCCTCTGAGTTGAAAGACCGCGTGGGCGGCGACCGAATTACTCTGCGCATCCGCGAGTTTACGCCCCAGTTTGAGGTGGAGCGAGCGATCTCGGTCCTGGAACCCCTACCTTTTGTACAAGCAGTAGTCGTCAATCTGGCTCAAGGCAATGCGCTGAATCTGGTGGTTAAAGAACCAGAGCAGGCAACTCTGGGGGTGCGTGAAGCGCTTGCCCAAGTAGGCTTGCCGGTGTTTGGTCTGTCTCAATCCCGGCCTAGCCTAGACGACGTTTATCTCAAGGCCACAGGGCGCACATTGGGTGATGCTGACCTAGCTGCTGCTGAGCAACAGGCGATGGTTAAGAAGCGTTGA
- a CDS encoding ABC transporter permease — MSNTFDILTQSRLSELSASPQATERSAFSEFVQETAALTRRLFIQLQRRPSTLVAGIIQPLMWLILFGALFQNAPAGLFGTEQSYAQFLGAGVIVFTAFGGALNAGLPVMFDREFGFLNRLLVAPLVSRFSIVLASSIFIATLSLIQAAVLVGASALMGTRLPGALGLGLMGLIVLLLVLGVTALSLGLAFAMPGHVELIAVIFVVNLPLLFASSALAPLSFMPTWLQWVVSLNPLTHAIEPIRYLYTHADWSFSSPILSAPWGVMTLGGALLALLAFDLVAILSVRGILKRSLA, encoded by the coding sequence ATGAGCAACACCTTTGACATACTGACCCAGTCTCGTCTGTCAGAGCTTTCCGCATCGCCTCAGGCGACCGAACGCTCAGCATTTTCTGAGTTTGTGCAAGAAACGGCAGCTCTCACTCGCCGCCTATTTATTCAACTGCAACGGCGTCCCTCCACCTTGGTTGCGGGGATCATCCAGCCGTTGATGTGGCTGATTTTGTTTGGGGCCCTGTTTCAGAATGCTCCGGCTGGTCTGTTCGGTACTGAGCAAAGCTATGCCCAATTTTTGGGAGCAGGCGTAATTGTCTTCACAGCTTTTGGTGGAGCCCTTAATGCCGGCTTGCCGGTGATGTTCGACCGGGAATTTGGCTTCCTGAACCGGCTGTTGGTAGCACCCCTGGTTTCGCGCTTTTCGATTGTGCTAGCGTCCTCAATTTTCATCGCTACCCTGAGCTTGATTCAGGCCGCTGTGTTAGTGGGAGCCAGTGCACTGATGGGCACGAGGTTGCCTGGAGCCTTGGGCTTGGGCCTCATGGGGCTGATTGTGCTCTTGCTGGTGCTGGGTGTTACGGCGCTCAGCCTGGGTCTGGCCTTCGCCATGCCTGGTCACGTCGAGCTGATTGCGGTCATTTTTGTCGTGAACCTGCCACTGCTGTTTGCTAGCAGTGCCCTGGCTCCCCTGAGCTTTATGCCGACCTGGTTGCAGTGGGTGGTGAGCCTCAATCCTCTCACCCATGCCATTGAGCCGATTCGCTATCTCTACACGCATGCCGATTGGAGCTTTAGCAGCCCTATTCTGAGCGCGCCTTGGGGTGTGATGACCTTGGGTGGCGCGTTACTGGCACTCCTGGCGTTCGACTTGGTGGCGATTTTGTCAGTCCGTGGCATCTTGAAACGCTCTCTCGCCTAG